One genomic region from Podarcis raffonei isolate rPodRaf1 chromosome 16, rPodRaf1.pri, whole genome shotgun sequence encodes:
- the LOC128404351 gene encoding RNA-binding protein 14-like isoform X1: MHPGVKVFVGNLPEETSQVELRELFEAAEPGEVLRVALMKQFAFVHMRDDASAERAILKLNGQFLHGHRVVVEPSRPRPTHTVKIFVGNVPAACTSGELRLLFQEYGPVVECDVVKDYAFVHMEKDEDARAAIEHLNGREVKGKRINVELSNKAHKRGPAGHTGQLGNRAEKNKIPTLDKLQPRNDALRSSNLAFPAGGSTYSSLEYDYQQRLGNNNLTKIDSQDSQARQVSPSYFGRDRSPIRRSPTRAGYIIPMAAQQASYRDQASASLGTAYRDQPAASLGMAYRPQPTTGQAAMYRAQSSAVLGNQYRAQSSVPLATSGTQPAASALTSYSAQAAAYGAAQVAASQVPSYEAQPTTTYAATYGAQAAATYAAASYGAQAAAAAAALSASYGAQPAANQAALYGTHPLSTQTASYGVQSAVGHAASYGAQAASALPAAYGAQAAANLAAAYGMQDAAAAAAAASYKTQLSASLSTAYRAQVSNPAETAYAAQQSTSVPLAAGYRAQPSYNGLTQSAQQAASYTALSQSEAAALHPPYERTRLSPPRGNREDLYRKAAAMNKRYAARPVVMLFTPIAPSAQGFFCTFQRGSKENFILWSHGREQSSRYDFKLAFIRKQGWVGSGACLTFATLAVPLVSLYQIFQIFSVLYCLWGREQIWAALLPFPPACTYLWIIVSTCLQEGSAT; encoded by the exons ATGCACCCGGGCGTGAAGGTGTTCGTGGGCAACCTGCCCGAGGAGACCTCGCAGGTGGAGTTGCGCGAACTGTTCGAGGCGGCCGAGCCGGGCGAGGTCCTGCGGGTGGCCCTCATGAAGCAGTTCGCCTTCGTGCACATGCGCGACGACGCGTCGGCCGAGCGCGCGATCCTCAAGCTCAACGGGCAGTTCCTGCACGGGCACCGCGTCGTCGTGGAGCCCTCCCGCCCCAGGCCCACGCACACCGTCAAGATCTTCGTGGGCAACGTCCCGGCCGCCTGCACCAGCGGCGAGCTCCGCCTCCTCTTCCAGGAGTACGGGCCCGTCGTCGAGTGCGACGTCGTCAAAG ACTATGCGTTCGTTCACATGGAGAAGGATGAGGATGCCAGAGCCGCCATTGAACATCTTAATGGAAGGGAAGTCAAGGGCAAGAGAATTAATGTGGAACTTTCTAATAAGGCTCATAAAAGGGGGCCAGCTGGGCACACCGGCCAGCTGGGCAACAGAGCTGAAAAGAACAAAATACCAACCCTGGATAAACTCCAGCCCAGGAATGACGCTTTGAGATCCAGTAATCTTGCTTTCCCAGCGGGAGGATCAACTTATTCTTCACTGGAGTATGACTATCAGCAGCGCCTGGGGAACAACAATTTAACCAAAATTGATTCCCAAGACAGTCAGGCTAGGCAGGTATCTCCTTCCTATTTTGGAAGGGACAGAAGCCCTATTAGACGCTCACCAACAAGAGCAGGTTACATAATTCCTATGGCAGCCCAGCAAGCATCCTACAGAGACCAGGCTTCTGCCTCCCTCGGGACAGCCTACAGAGACCAGCCTGCAGCATCACTTGGGATGGCTTACAGACCCCAGCCTACAACTGGGCAGGCTGCAATGTACAGAGCCCAGTCCTCAGCCGTGCTTGGAAATCAATATAGAGCCCAGTCCTCTGTTCCCCTGGCAACTTCTGGGACCCAGCCAGCAGCCTCAGCACTAACATCCTACAGTGCCCAAGCAGCTGCTTATGGAGCAGCACAAGTGGCTGCTTCTCAAGTCCCTTCTTATGAGGCCCAGCCCACAACAACATACGCTGCCACTTATGGGGCCCAGGCTGCTGCAACATATGCAGCAGCTTCCTACGGTGcccaggcagcagctgctgctgctgccctctcaGCATCTTACGGGGCCCAACCTGCAGCCAACCAAGCAGCCTTGTACGGTACCCACCCTCTCTCAACACAGACAGCTTCATATGGAGTCCAGTCAGCTGTTGGCCATGCAGCTTCTTATGGGGCCCAGGCTGCATCTGCCCTGCCAGCTGCATATGGGGCACAGGCTGCAGCAAACTTGGCGGCCGCTTATGGTATGCAggatgcagcagcagctgctgctgctgcttcctataAAACGCAGCTCTCTGCTTCACTGTCAACAGCCTACAGAGCACAAGTCTCAAACCCAGCGGAGACAGCTTATGCTGCACAGCAATCCACTTCTGTTCCCTTAGCTGCAGGTTACAGAGCTCAGCCATCATACAATGGGCTGACTCAATCTGCACAACAGGCAGCCTCATATACAGCATTGTCCCAGTCAGAAGCTGCAGCTCTCCATCCGCCGTATGAACGGACTCGCCTCTCTCCACCGCGTGGCAACCGTGAGGATCTCTACAGAAAAGCAGCTGCAATGAATAAGAGGTATGCAGCTAGACCAGTTGTAATGCTTTTCACGCCAATCGCACCTTCTGCCCAAGGATTTTTCTGCACTTTTCAGAGGGGTTCAAAGGAGAACTTCATTCTGTGGTCCCATGGGAGGGAGCAGAGTTCCCGCTATGACTTTAAATTGGCATTTATTCGAAAGCAAGGATGGGTCGGGAGTGGGGCTTGCTTAACCTTTGCTACACTGGCTGTGCCATTAGTTTCTCTCTATCAGATCTTTCAAATCTTTTCTGTGCTTTACTGTTTGTGGGGAAGGGAGCAAATATGGGCTGCGCTCTTACCATTTCCCCCCGCCTGCACATATCTCTGGATAATTGTGAGTACGTGTTTGCAAGAAGGCTCTGCTACCTGA